In the Candidatus Dechloromonas phosphoritropha genome, AAAAGCCAGGGCGATCAGCCAGGCGGTGACGATCGCCGAACCATCGGAAAGGAACATCTCCAGTGGCTTGCCGCGCGCTCTCAGCATAAGTGCTTCGGCGAGCAGCGCCGCCAGCGACGCAATGACCAGTTGCGCCAGGATCGCCGGGCCGATCAGCCACACATAGGCGGCGATACCGGGCAGCAACGCGATGCAGACCTGGGTCATCACCCGGCTGACGCTGATATCCTTGAGCAGGAATGGGGCGGGGGCGAACATTACACGGGTTTCCCGCTGGCGGGCGTGGCAGCCGGCTCGGCGTCAATCAGGTGAGCGGCGGCGCGGCGGGCCTCGATCTCTGCCGCGACCTTTCCCTGTTCGGGGCTGAGATTGTCGGTGTTCTTTGGCCGGGCGGCTTCGCGTTGTGCCCTGGCACGCTCCATCGCGGCCTGGATGATAGCCATTTTTGCCTCTTTTTCGGCGTCGACCGGGGCAGGCGCGGCTTGCGGCGCGGGTTCGCCAGTTCCGCCCGACGCGGCTGGCGCGGTGTCGGCTACGACCGCCGCCGCGGCAGCATCGGCGGCCTTCCTGGCGGCCTGCGCGGCGGCCGCCTTGGCCAGCTTCTCGGCCTTTTCCGCTTTTTCGCGCTCGTCGCGCAATTGCTTGAATTCGAAGCGCGCCTTGGCACCCTCGGAGGCATTCTTTTCACGTTCGCGCGCCCAGATCTCGCTCTTGGCAAAGCGGAAATACTGGACCAGCGGGATGCGCGACGGGCAGACGTAGGAGCAGCAGCCGCATTCGATGCAGTCGAAGATGTGGTACTCCTGCGTCTTGCCGAAATTTTTCGCGCGGGAAAACCAGTACATCTCGAACGGCTGCAGTTCGTGCGGACAGGCCTCGGCACAGGCGCCGCAGCGGATGCACGGCATTTCCGGCGCCTTGGGTGGGAACAGGCGCTCGGTGTGGGCGATCAGGCAATTGGTCGCCTTGACCACCGGGGCATGCTTGTCGGGGACAAGAAAGCCCATCATCGGCCCGCCCATGATGATGCCGTCGGTGTCCGGATACGGCTGGGCCAGATCGAGCAATTCGTTCATCGGCGTACCGAACAGGACTTCATAGTTGCGTGGTGCGTGGACGTTGCCGCTGACCGTGACGATGCGCGAGACCACAGGTTCGCCATGAGCGATGGCGCGCCAGGCGGTGTAGGCGGTGGCGACGTTGAAGCACTGGACCCCGAGATCAGTCGAGCGTTTGGAGGCCGGCACTTCCTTGCCAGTCAGCGAGCGGATCAACTGCTTGGCGCCGCCGGCCGGGTAGCACGTCGGCACCTGGACGACGAGGAACGGCTCGTTTAGCGCGTCGACCGCGGCGCGCATCGCGGCGGCGGCTTCCGGCTTGTTGTCCTCGATACCGATCAGGACTTTTTTCGGCTGCAGCAGGTCGCGGAAGATGCCGCTGCCGCGCACGATTTCCTCGGCGCGTTCGCGCATCAGCAGGTCGTCGCAGGTGATGAAGGGCTCGCACTCGGCGCCGTTGATGACCAACTCCTCCATCGGCACCGTTTTTGCCGGCGTCAGCTTGCCGTGAGTCGGGAAGACCGCGCCGCCGAGGCCAACGACACCGGCCTGGCGCAAGTGCTCGCGCACCGCTTCCGGGGTCATGGCGGCGTAGTCGAGCGGGCCGTGTTCGATCCATTCTTCTTTGCCGTCGGGTTCGATAACGACGCACAAAGCATCGAGGCCGGAGGGGTGCGGCTGGACGTGCATTGCCACTTCGGTCACGGTGCCCGAGGTCGGCGCATGAACGGCGGCCGAGATCCAGCCGTCGGCTTCACCGATCAACTGGCCTTTGAGCACCTTGTCGCCAGCCCCGACGACCGGGCGCGGCATGCCGCCGATGCTCTGGTGCAGCGGCACGACGAGGCGCGACGGCAATGGCGCCAGGGCTATTGGCAGGCCGGTCGATTGTGTCTTGTTGGTTGGCGGCTTGACGCCGCCCTTGAACTTGAACAGGTTCATCAACATCAGGCGGCCTCTTGCAGCGGCGGGCGCTTGCCCGATGCAGGCTTGATTTCGATGACCGGGTATTTCCATTTCCAGTTGTCGATGTTCTCGCCGATCGGCTCCATGCGGATGCACTCGACCGGACACGGCGGCAGGCACAGTTCGCAACCGGTGCACAGCGGGCCGATGATGGTGTGCATCTGCTTGGCGGCGCCGACGATGGCATCGACCGGGCAGGCCTGGATGCACAGCGTGCAGCCGATGCAGGTGTTCTCGTCGATGATTGCGACCTGCTTGGGCTTTTCCTCGGCTTCCAGGTCCTTGACCTCGCGGCCGAGCAGGTCGGCCAGCTTCTGCACGCCTTCCATGCCGCCCGGCGGGCACAGGTTGATGTCGGCCTCGCCCTTGGCGATCGCTTCGGCGTAGGGCTTGCAGCCGGGGAAACCGCACTGGCCGCATTGCGTCTGCGGCAATATGCCCTCGATCTTCTCGACCAGCGGGTTGCCCTCGACCTTGAACTTGATCGACGCGAAGCCGAGCGCGGCGCCGAGCACGACGGCGCCGAGGGCCATGATGGCGATGGCGAGCGCGATTTCCATTACTGGTACCGGTCCAGACCGGCGAAGCCCATGAAGGCCAGCGCCATCAGGCCGGCGGTGACCATGGCGATGGCGACGCCGCGGAAATGCACCGGCACGTCGGCGCCTTCGATGCGTTCGCGGATGCCGGAAAAGAGGATCAGCACCAGCGAGAAGCCGACCGCGCTACCGGCGCCGAAGAGCAGCGATTCAACGAAATTATGGCCGTTGGCGATGTTGAGCAGCGGCACGCCAAGCACCGCGCAATTGGTCGTGATCAGCGGCAGGTAGATGCCCAGCGTCTGCTGCAGCATCGGCGACGTTTTGGCGATGACCATTTCGGTGAGCTGGACGATGGCGGCGATGGTGACGATGAAGGACAGGGTGCGCAGATACTCGAGCCCGAAGGGCAGGAGCAGGTAATGGTCGATGATGTAGCTGGCCCCGGTCGCCATGGTCAGCACGAAAGTCGTGGCGGCGCCCATGCCGTAAGCAGTCTCCAGTTTCTTGGAAACGCCCATGAAGGGGCAAAGACCGAGAATTTTCACCAGCACGACGTTGTTGACCAGCACCGCGCCGACGAGGATGAAAAGGTAGTGGCTCATGAGTTGGGGGGGAGTTGAGGCTCGTATTATCCGATTTTGCCGCAGTGCGAACAACCGCAATGAAAATAAGGGTTTAGCCCCGTTTCTTCAGCACATTGGCGAGCGTTTCAGCCACTTCGCCGACCAGATCCGGGCCGCGATAGATGAAACCGCTG is a window encoding:
- the rsxB gene encoding electron transport complex subunit RsxB, with product MALAIAIMALGAVVLGAALGFASIKFKVEGNPLVEKIEGILPQTQCGQCGFPGCKPYAEAIAKGEADINLCPPGGMEGVQKLADLLGREVKDLEAEEKPKQVAIIDENTCIGCTLCIQACPVDAIVGAAKQMHTIIGPLCTGCELCLPPCPVECIRMEPIGENIDNWKWKYPVIEIKPASGKRPPLQEAA
- the rsxA gene encoding electron transport complex subunit RsxA — translated: MSHYLFILVGAVLVNNVVLVKILGLCPFMGVSKKLETAYGMGAATTFVLTMATGASYIIDHYLLLPFGLEYLRTLSFIVTIAAIVQLTEMVIAKTSPMLQQTLGIYLPLITTNCAVLGVPLLNIANGHNFVESLLFGAGSAVGFSLVLILFSGIRERIEGADVPVHFRGVAIAMVTAGLMALAFMGFAGLDRYQ
- the rsxC gene encoding electron transport complex subunit RsxC, coding for MLMNLFKFKGGVKPPTNKTQSTGLPIALAPLPSRLVVPLHQSIGGMPRPVVGAGDKVLKGQLIGEADGWISAAVHAPTSGTVTEVAMHVQPHPSGLDALCVVIEPDGKEEWIEHGPLDYAAMTPEAVREHLRQAGVVGLGGAVFPTHGKLTPAKTVPMEELVINGAECEPFITCDDLLMRERAEEIVRGSGIFRDLLQPKKVLIGIEDNKPEAAAAMRAAVDALNEPFLVVQVPTCYPAGGAKQLIRSLTGKEVPASKRSTDLGVQCFNVATAYTAWRAIAHGEPVVSRIVTVSGNVHAPRNYEVLFGTPMNELLDLAQPYPDTDGIIMGGPMMGFLVPDKHAPVVKATNCLIAHTERLFPPKAPEMPCIRCGACAEACPHELQPFEMYWFSRAKNFGKTQEYHIFDCIECGCCSYVCPSRIPLVQYFRFAKSEIWAREREKNASEGAKARFEFKQLRDEREKAEKAEKLAKAAAAQAARKAADAAAAAVVADTAPAASGGTGEPAPQAAPAPVDAEKEAKMAIIQAAMERARAQREAARPKNTDNLSPEQGKVAAEIEARRAAAHLIDAEPAATPASGKPV